The Deltaproteobacteria bacterium genome contains the following window.
GACGAACTCGGCGCCGTCCCCCGTTCGGAAATGTTGCGGGAAGGGCCTCTGAAGGATATCGCACACCGCTTCTTTTCCATGAAGATCTCCTGGCCCTTCCGTTCCCCCGAGACAAACCGGTTCGGCAAATACTATTTCGACGGTTCGCAATACATGATCAGTCATATCGATTATGAGGGAATGGGTTGCGTCCGTTCGCGTTTCGATAAGATATTTCTCAGCCTGACATCATGTTTTGACTCCGTCCGTGAGATCAGGGATGCCGAGGCGCTGATACAGGCGAATATTGATGAGTTTGTCGGGTGCTACCGTGAGAACTGCTGACGACTTCGTAAAAAGTCCATATGCGGCGTTGCGCTTTATCCTTCGTCACTGCGACGTACGGAAAAGTACGCCTCATTCCTCAGGATTCGCGCGCCTTGCCTCTGGAGCTTTTTACGAAGCCGTTGCACTGAAGGCGTAAATTGCTGACGACTTCGTAAAAAGTCCATATGCGGTGCCCGACAGGCTTCATCCGTATTGACAGGTTTGGCCGTTTCCGTTAGGTTTGGGCGAGCAGGAGGGCCGAGTGAAGGAACAGAGAAGACGGATACTCTATTCAAGGGAAGAAATTCTAGAGAGGGTCGAATCACTCGGCGAAGAGATCTCCCGGCGCCACGAGGGTGATGAGATCGTGTTCATCTGCGTTCTCAAGGGTGCCTTCATGTTTCTCGCCGATCTGGTAAGACACGTGCGAGTCCCTCACGCGATCGATTTCGTCAGGCTGGCCAGTTACGGGTGCGGTTCAGAAAGTTCCGGGACCGTGACGGTGACGAAGGATATCGAGCTTCCTCTTGCGGGCAGGCACGTCATTATTGTGGAGGATATCATTGATTCCGGATTGACCCTTTCCTCTCTGCGGGAGCGGATCGAGGCCCAGGGCCCCGCTTCAGTAGAGATATGCACTTTGATCGATAAACGGGGCAGACGGAAGATGCCTGCCCCGGCCGATTACGTCGGTTTTGTCATGGATGATGGATTCATCGTCGGCTATGGACTTGATTTTGATGAGCAATACCGGTATCTTCCGGATATCTGTGTTATTGAAGACCTGTAACGGCCGCTGAAGGCGGTCATTTTGAGGGGGGTGCGCGTGATCGTTGAGTGTCCTGACTGCAAAACAACCTATCGCTTCGATGAAAAGCTGATCACCGGTGAAGGTGTATGGGTGCGGTGCAGCCGGTGCGGGCGTGTTTTCTTTCTTGAGCCTCCCACGCCGGCGGTGGAGGAGATCTCTCTCGACGACATCCGGGCCGAGTTGAGCGAAAATAATATCCATGCCGGCTCGGAAGATATTGAGGACCTGGCGCGGTTGCTCGAGGAAGTCGGTATCGGTGATGACTCCGGCGGGTCCGTTGTCGATGAAACAGAGGAGATGCATCCCGAAACCGTTGTGCCGGTGGCTGAAGAAAAAGTCGCTCAACCGGTGGTTTTCAGGCGCGATCAAAGATCCGGAAGGAGGGTCGGCTTCGTACTCAGCCTGATCGCCGGTGTTCTGCTGGTCCTCGTACTGATGGGTGGTGTTTCCCTGTGGCTTCTTCCCGATCTGCGGGAGGATGTTCTGAGCCGTGTCCGGCTTCCTTCATACCTCTCATCGCTTTTGATGCCTCAGAAAGGGACCGCTTCCGTAGCGGATGCCCTGGTGAACATCGATTTTACCGACATCAGGGAGCGGTATGTTCAAAACTGGATCATCGGTACCATCCTGGTCGTCGAGGGATCGGCACAGAACAACAACAGCGGTCTCGTTTCGGAGATCAGCGTGCGGGGGAAACTGCTCGACCGGGACGGGGCTGTACTGGCGGAAGAGCACAGCTACTGCGGGAATATTCTCAGCGAAGATGAACTGACCAACCTCACCCGCGAAGAAACGTTCGGTGAACTGATGCGTCCCGAAGGAAGCACGCACTCGAACAGGAACATCCCCGCCGGCGAGAGCATTCCTTTCATGCTGGTTTTCCCGGCACCGGCCATGGAGGTCAGTGAGATCGCCCTTGAACTTGCAGGGGTCGAGGCGGGAGACTGACGGCGGCTATGACGGCCGTTACCCGGGCGGTCAGACCGCCGGACGCCGCCGGGTTCACAAGGACAGACCTGTGACACAGACCCGGAAAATCAGATATGCCTTTGTTCTGCTCCTCCTGATCATTGTCGCCGGAACGATCGGGTATCATTTGCTCGAGGGATGGCCGATCCTTGAGTCTTTTTATGCCACTATTGTTACCCTGGGAACGGTGGGGTACGGCGATTTCTATCCGGTCACCATAGAGGGACGGCTCTTCGCCGTCTTTCTGATCGTTACCGGCGTGGGGGCCATGGCCTATACGTTTGCCCTGGCGATGGAATATTTTCTGGAAGGCCGCCTGGAGCAGGTTCTTGGGAGGGGAAAGATGGAACGCCAGCTAAAGAAATTGTCCCATCATCATATTATCTGCGGGTATGGGAAGATCGGCCGGCTTATCTGCAGGGAACTCGCCCGCGAGGCGGTCGATTTCGTCGTCATCGAGAACGACGCCGCCGTGGTCCAGGAGATCATCAAAGACGGGTACCTCCATATCCTGGGTAGTGCGACGGAAGACAAGACCCTGTTGGATGCGGGAGTCGAGCGGGCCGCGAGCGTTGTCTGCGCGCTTCCCACCGACGCTCATAATCTTTACGTGATCCTCGCCGCTAAGGAGATCAATCCCTCCGTGTTCGTTCTCTCCCGGGCCGAAGATGAAGCGTCCGAGCATCGATTAACAAAGATCGGCGCCGACCGGGTCATGTCACCTTACAAGGAAGGCGGCATGAGAATGGCCCTGGCCATACTGAAACCTGATATACTCGACTTCATCGAGCTGACCACGAGCCGGCAGAGCCTGGAGCTGCGCATGGAGGAACTGACGGTCTGTGAAGAGTCGCCGATAGTGGGCAAGACCCTCGCTGAATCAGCGCTTCGCCATGAATACGGCATCATCGTCGTTGCCATCAAAAAGGAATCGGGAAAGATGATATTCAACCCGGAGGCATCCTACCCCATTGAAAAAATGGACAAGCTGATCGCTCTCGGCCAGGAAGATGACCTCGCCCGCTTTTCCCACGTCTGTCAGATATAACATTGCCGCATCAAGCGATCAGCATCGTAAAATAAGTACGTTTTGTGATCCATTAGAAAAGGAGGTCGTTTTTATGAAAAGAATGGCTGAACATGTCGAGGTTGTGCCTGTGATTTGTCTTTTTTGCCTCTGCCTGTGCGGTATACTCTGTCTTCAGCCGGCACAGGCGGTCGCCGGGCAGTCGGCTTCACAGGAACCGCTGGCGGGTGATCGCCGCCTGCCGGACGATGAGATCGTTGTCACCTTCACATCAGACGGCTTTTTTTCAAACAATGCGTATTATCCCGATACAGATCTTGCCCTCGGTCCCGCCCACACGACGGAGACTGAAGCAATGGATGCCTCCGACGACGTGGCCGTTGCTACGGGCAAAATGCATACAACCAGCAACGAAGAGTATTTCGTCGTTTTTCTTGCGACCGATGGCTCCATTGTTGTGGAAGGGTGGGACCCGGCTACGGGAAGCCACTTCGGGCCTGCCTCATGGTCCGGGATCACGGCCACGGGAGACAAACACGTGACCTGTGACGCCGCCGATTTCGACGGTGACGGAACGGATGAACTCCTGGTGGGCTTTCAGGGGGGAGGTGATTATCTCAATCTCCTCGTCATTGATGGCACGGGATCGGGATTTGAGAAAAAAACACATTTTTTGGATACAACGTTCGAATTTCGTGACGGCCTCGTGAAGGATTTCGATACGGCCGCTCTCGATGCGGACGATGACGGAACGGCTGAAATAGCCGTTGTCTGTGGCGATGACTGCCCGGGATATGTTCCCTGGTATTATGTCGCGGTGCGGCTTTACGACGTAGCGGCAGATTTTTCCATTACTTATCAGAGCCGGTCTGTCGTGTCGTTGCTGGCGATTGACAGACACAGCCAGACCAAGACCATTGCCGTGGGCGATTTCGACGGGGAGCCGGGGGACGATATCATTGCTGCCGCTCTGGAGTTGACCGATGAAGGGGCTTCCGATGAACAGATAGCCATGAAAGTATTCACCGTCGATGCCGATCTCAATCTTGTGGAAAAAGGACATGCCGTTCAGTGGGCCTGGGTGGATGTTGACACGACGGGAATTCACATGGCCGTGGGCGACCTTGACAGCGACGGAACGGATGAGGCCGTTCTGTGCTGGTCGGCGGGGCTCTGGAACGGTGTGGCGGAATCATACATCAAGATGTTCGACATCAGCGAGGAATACGCCATATCCGGCAAGGGTTACAGCGAAGTGTCCGTTTACGGCAATCAGTACATGAATCTGGCAGTCGGGAATTTCGATGGAACTCTGGATTTCAGGAACGAAATAGCGGCGGTCTGGCAGGGTGACAACAACAAGGGTGTTGTACGGATATACCAGCCGAGCAAAACCCTGGACATCCTGACCGCAAAAGGCAAGGACAGCAGCCTGGTTCTGGCGGGGGGCAGGCGGATAACCCTGGCCAGCGGCGATTTCGACGGCGACAGCCTCTATCTGGGAGAGCCCGTGCACTGGGTCGCGGAGGAGCACCACCAGCCC
Protein-coding sequences here:
- the hpt gene encoding hypoxanthine phosphoribosyltransferase, which translates into the protein MKEQRRRILYSREEILERVESLGEEISRRHEGDEIVFICVLKGAFMFLADLVRHVRVPHAIDFVRLASYGCGSESSGTVTVTKDIELPLAGRHVIIVEDIIDSGLTLSSLRERIEAQGPASVEICTLIDKRGRRKMPAPADYVGFVMDDGFIVGYGLDFDEQYRYLPDICVIEDL
- a CDS encoding zinc-ribbon domain-containing protein; protein product: MIVECPDCKTTYRFDEKLITGEGVWVRCSRCGRVFFLEPPTPAVEEISLDDIRAELSENNIHAGSEDIEDLARLLEEVGIGDDSGGSVVDETEEMHPETVVPVAEEKVAQPVVFRRDQRSGRRVGFVLSLIAGVLLVLVLMGGVSLWLLPDLREDVLSRVRLPSYLSSLLMPQKGTASVADALVNIDFTDIRERYVQNWIIGTILVVEGSAQNNNSGLVSEISVRGKLLDRDGAVLAEEHSYCGNILSEDELTNLTREETFGELMRPEGSTHSNRNIPAGESIPFMLVFPAPAMEVSEIALELAGVEAGD
- a CDS encoding potassium channel protein, with protein sequence MNLQGSRRETDGGYDGRYPGGQTAGRRRVHKDRPVTQTRKIRYAFVLLLLIIVAGTIGYHLLEGWPILESFYATIVTLGTVGYGDFYPVTIEGRLFAVFLIVTGVGAMAYTFALAMEYFLEGRLEQVLGRGKMERQLKKLSHHHIICGYGKIGRLICRELAREAVDFVVIENDAAVVQEIIKDGYLHILGSATEDKTLLDAGVERAASVVCALPTDAHNLYVILAAKEINPSVFVLSRAEDEASEHRLTKIGADRVMSPYKEGGMRMALAILKPDILDFIELTTSRQSLELRMEELTVCEESPIVGKTLAESALRHEYGIIVVAIKKESGKMIFNPEASYPIEKMDKLIALGQEDDLARFSHVCQI